In Amaranthus tricolor cultivar Red isolate AtriRed21 chromosome 3, ASM2621246v1, whole genome shotgun sequence, a single window of DNA contains:
- the LOC130809459 gene encoding PRA1 family protein H, translated as MAFSTNPLSLSVPEQAFESWLRDSGYLEILDHRTTQLHNLNSSPPTPPSTTTTSTATTTLPSNPARRTPTTTITSIAYGLIMSLLSSLATIFSLLTLNPFAKLTSSDFSHINSPSWTNSGFLGCFDSYSFPSSPNQARMRVHENVKRFARNYATLLILFFACSLYQLPLALLGLLSCLAIWEVFKFCDDRWALNRFSPLREVLIRIAQCAVAVILLWSNVQMAVFFTLGVGYTVMMLHASFRKLTPAKQLSNGRVR; from the exons ATGGCATTCTCAACAAACCCATTATCTCTAAGCGTACCAGAGCAAGCATTCGAGTCATGGCTTCGCGATTCCGGTTACCTGGAAATCCTCGACCACCGTACTACTCAACTCCACAACCTCAACTCTTCTCCACCTACTCCGCCGTCAACCACCACAACTTCCACCGCAACCACAACATTACCATCAAATCCAGCCCGAAGAACTCCAACTACAACTATTACATCAATTGCTTATGGCCTTATTATGTCCCTTCTTTCTTCTTTAGCCAccattttttctcttcttactcTTAACCCTTTTGCTAAACTTACCTCTTCTGATTTCTCTCATATTAATTCTCCTTCTTGGACCAATTCTGGGTTTCTGGGTTGTTTTGATTCTTACTCGTTTCCGTCTTCGCCGAACCAAGCAAGGATGCGTGTTCATGAGAATGTTAAGCGTTTTGCCAGGAATTATGCTACTCTTCTTATTCTATTCTTCGCTTGTTCCTT GTATCAGCTGCCGCTTGCTTTGCTTGGTTTGCTGTCTTGTTTAGCAATATGGGAAGTGTTCAAGTTTTGTGATGATAGATGGGCACTTAATAGGTTTTCTCCCCTTCGGGAAGTTCTAATCCGCATTGCTCAATGTG CAGTTGCAGTCATCCTGTTGTGGTCTAATGTTCAGATGGCTGTCTTTTTCACTCTCGGCGTTGGTTACACAG TTATGATGTTACACGCTTCTTTTCGCAAGCTCACTCCTGCCAAGCAACTTTCGAATGGGAGAGTGAGATAA